One stretch of Arthrobacter polaris DNA includes these proteins:
- the smpB gene encoding SsrA-binding protein SmpB: MPKESGLKVVATNRKARHDYHIMDTYEAGLVLMGTEVKSLREGRASLVDGFATFYNNELWLEAVYIPEYLNGSWTNHTARRRRKLLLHRDELEKIAAKTRESGFTIVPLQLYFLDSRAKVEIAIARGKXDYDKRQSLREKQDNREALRVMREKNRGGSGE; encoded by the coding sequence GTGCCTAAGGAAAGTGGCCTGAAGGTAGTGGCCACCAATCGCAAGGCCCGGCATGATTACCACATCATGGATACCTACGAGGCCGGGCTGGTCTTGATGGGCACTGAGGTCAAATCACTGCGTGAAGGCCGCGCGTCCTTGGTGGATGGGTTCGCCACGTTTTATAACAATGAGTTGTGGCTTGAAGCCGTCTACATCCCTGAATACCTGAACGGAAGTTGGACCAACCACACGGCACGACGGCGTCGTAAACTGCTCTTGCACCGCGACGAGTTGGAAAAGATCGCCGCTAAAACGCGTGAATCTGGATTCACTATTGTGCCGCTGCAACTGTACTTTCTGGACAGCCGCGCCAAGGTTGAAATTGCGATTGCTCGCGGTAAANAGGATTATGACAAGCGCCAATCACTGCGTGAAAAGCAGGATAACCGCGAGGCGCTGCGCGTCATGCGCGAAAAGAACCGCGGCGGCAGCGGCGAATAG
- a CDS encoding TadE family protein, with amino-acid sequence MDFVLVGALVTVIFVALIQLALVLHVRNTVADAASSAARYGALXDRTADDARERASLLVSTALGPHYVQDVTVSVQTQNGLQVLSVSISAPLPLVGLFGPARTLEMTGHAVISK; translated from the coding sequence GTGGACTTTGTCTTGGTTGGGGCGCTGGTCACAGTGATCTTTGTGGCATTGATCCAATTGGCCCTTGTCTTACATGTACGCAACACAGTGGCAGATGCTGCATCATCAGCAGCTAGGTACGGGGCATTGNGGGACAGGACCGCAGATGATGCCCGTGAACGGGCATCTCTGCTGGTGAGCACCGCCTTAGGTCCACACTATGTTCAGGACGTAACCGTGAGCGTGCAGACCCAGAATGGCTTGCAGGTTCTCAGTGTTTCGATCAGTGCCCCACTGCCGCTGGTAGGTCTCTTTGGTCCGGCACGAACTTTAGAAATGACGGGTCATGCGGTCATTTCCAAGTGA
- the ftsX gene encoding permease-like cell division protein FtsX codes for MRLAFIMSELGSGLRRNLTMVISVILVTFVSLTFVGAAGLLQMQIGQLKGXWYDKVQVTIYLCTDIPANTNCLSGPVTDEQKLNIESMLASDAVKPYVETGTFETQDEALAHFQEQFANSPMVDSVEAANLPSSFRIKLTDPEXYQIINETFSATXGVDSVVDQRKVLEQLFSWMNVATYVAIAVAGLMIVCAALLIATTIRLSAQSRTRXIEIMRLVGASRTVIQLPFVLEGVIAATIGALLASGAVFSIVHFFMGGYLAESNSGTPFISTGDAFKIYPVLLLVGVVLAGVSSAVSLRKNLKV; via the coding sequence GTGAGACTTGCTTTCATCATGAGCGAGTTGGGCAGTGGCTTGCGCCGCAACCTGACAATGGTCATTTCAGTAATCTTAGTGACCTTCGTGTCGTTGACTTTTGTGGGTGCGGCCGGACTGCTGCAAATGCAGATTGGTCAGCTCAAAGGTNTTTGGTACGACAAGGTGCAGGTCACCATTTACCTCTGTACCGATATTCCGGCCAACACCAACTGTTTATCGGGCCCTGTCACTGACGAACAAAAGCTCAATATCGAGAGTATGCTCGCCTCTGACGCAGTGAAGCCATATGTTGAAACGGGCACATTTGAAACCCAGGACGAGGCGCTGGCTCACTTTCAAGAACAGTTCGCCAATTCTCCTATGGTTGATTCTGTTGAAGCCGCAAACCTGCCTTCCTCCTTCCGTATCAAGCTGACGGACCCGGAANAATACCAGATCATCAACGAAACGTTCTCTGCCACCNCCGGTGTGGACTCGGTGGTGGACCAGCGCAAGGTACTTGAGCAACTGTTCTCATGGATGAATGTTGCCACCTACGTTGCGATTGCGGTGGCCGGGCTGATGATTGTCTGTGCGGCGCTACTCATTGCCACAACCATCCGGCTTTCAGCGCAATCGAGAACCCGGNAGATTGAAATCATGCGTCTGGTGGGCGCATCTAGGACCGTGATCCAACTGCCCTTTGTGTTAGAAGGGGTGATCGCAGCCACCATTGGTGCGTTGTTGGCATCCGGGGCAGTGTTCTCCATAGTGCACTTCTTTATGGGCGGATATCTGGCCGAGTCCAACTCCGGTACACCGTTTATCTCAACAGGTGACGCTTTCAAAATCTACCCTGTGTTGCTCTTGGTCGGTGTGGTACTGGCCGGGGTTTCCTCGGCCGTGTCTCTGCGGAAAAACCTGAAAGTGTAA
- a CDS encoding type II secretion system F family protein, which produces MSAVVGLLAGMGLVLIWNACWSTPALRPLTGRRNRMEELIQQAGVSQVTPASLMLSAAGLATLITLLIFVLTGAPAIALCFGLXSGYLPFALLSMRARRRAAVMRALWPDVVDHLRSAIRAGLSLPEALVQLGSKGPAELRGDFRNFGADYRATGHFDGALHNLKSALADPVADRIIEALRLTRDVGGSDLGKLLGTLSEFLRDHARTRSELEARQSWTVNAARLAVAAPWIVLMLMATRPEAIGAYNSPAGWAVLGGGLLLSVLCYRIMLRIGALPEERRVLQ; this is translated from the coding sequence ATGTCGGCAGTTGTTGGGCTACTCGCTGGCATGGGGTTGGTGCTGATTTGGAATGCGTGCTGGAGTACGCCCGCCCTGCGGCCGCTGACAGGGCGCCGCAACAGAATGGAGGAACTCATCCAGCAGGCGGGCGTCTCCCAAGTAACTCCAGCCTCTCTCATGCTTAGCGCTGCGGGGCTGGCCACGCTGATCACACTGCTGATCTTTGTTCTCACCGGAGCTCCCGCTATAGCACTGTGCTTTGGCCTTNTTAGTGGCTATCTTCCGTTTGCTTTGCTGAGCATGAGGGCACGACGCCGGGCCGCAGTCATGCGCGCGCTCTGGCCGGACGTCGTGGACCACTTGCGCTCCGCCATCCGCGCGGGGCTTTCCCTGCCTGAGGCTTTGGTTCAGCTTGGCAGCAAGGGGCCAGCTGAACTCCGTGGCGACTTCAGGAACTTCGGAGCTGACTACCGGGCAACAGGTCACTTTGACGGTGCTCTGCACAATCTCAAATCCGCCTTAGCAGACCCCGTCGCGGACCGAATTATCGAAGCGTTGCGGCTAACTCGTGATGTTGGTGGTTCCGATTTAGGCAAGCTGCTAGGGACGCTCTCTGAATTTCTGCGCGATCATGCCCGCACCCGCAGCGAGTTGGAGGCAAGGCAGTCCTGGACGGTTAATGCAGCTCGGCTGGCAGTGGCAGCACCATGGATCGTGTTGATGCTGATGGCTACTAGGCCCGAAGCCATTGGTGCGTACAATTCCCCGGCTGGATGGGCCGTATTAGGTGGTGGCTTATTGCTCTCAGTGCTGTGTTACCGGATCATGCTGCGTATTGGCGCCTTGCCCGAAGAACGGCGGGTGTTGCAATGA
- a CDS encoding M23 family metallopeptidase has translation MNLKSSGELDQLDPRLGRTVPSSRVSRHMPPRLLAGVSALLAIGLLGLVPSAQADDIYEKQSALEQQSHDVQSSLEFVDAGIAKSAADLLTFQGQLPGAQAALTVAQTRVSDATGVVNSLAARIDLAQLSKDKITAQIATDAKKATETKAMIGQIAAQSYKAGGLPVNLTLILGAGSSTDLANSIDLAEQAMRSQTAALEALSVQKSTNQNAQARLVAVEAEIKDLKSQAESALAAEQVARDQAASQXAAVDKLIGDSAALNAKLEAEXAPHPKATPASSGRKDAVGAQIAEIQRKEREAAAAAAKAEAERVAREQAAAAAAQAAQAAAEAERVAREEAAANNVSNYVPPXVCPLSSPLHRMSPAPGNVSAFGLQHPXAANIPITSGFGWRQTPPXTIDFNGTGSYLHSGIDFGAQCGTXVYAPADGTVQIAGQTNVVYGGGNVLYISHGVVQGNALMTVFYHNSSVVVSAGQSVSQGQLVAYSGNTGNSTGCHAHFETWVNGSPVDPMGLL, from the coding sequence ATGAATTTGAAATCAAGCGGGGAATTGGATCAGTTAGATCCCCGACTTGGGCGTACCGTGCCCAGCTCGCGAGTATCCCGGCACATGCCGCCCCGACTGCTGGCAGGGGTCAGTGCGCTTCTTGCGATCGGGCTGCTGGGCCTAGTGCCTTCGGCGCAGGCCGATGACATATACGAGAAGCAATCCGCCCTGGAGCAGCAGTCCCACGACGTCCAGTCTTCGCTGGAGTTTGTGGATGCCGGGATTGCTAAATCCGCTGCTGACCTGCTGACCTTCCAAGGCCAGCTCCCTGGTGCCCAAGCAGCGCTGACTGTTGCCCAGACGCGTGTCAGCGATGCCACCGGTGTGGTCAATTCACTTGCTGCACGCATTGATCTGGCACAGCTAAGCAAAGATAAAATTACCGCGCAGATTGCCACTGACGCCAAGAAAGCAACCGAGACCAAGGCCATGATCGGGCAGATTGCAGCTCAGTCGTACAAGGCTGGTGGGCTTCCTGTGAACTTAACTTTGATCCTTGGTGCAGGCTCTTCCACCGATCTTGCGAACTCCATTGATCTGGCCGAGCAGGCAATGCGCAGTCAAACCGCAGCCCTTGAAGCGCTGAGTGTCCAAAAGAGCACCAACCAAAACGCCCAAGCACGCTTGGTTGCCGTTGAAGCGGAGATTAAGGACCTCAAATCTCAGGCAGAATCGGCACTTGCCGCCGAACAGGTTGCACGGGACCAAGCAGCATCGCAANAAGCTGCCGTTGATAAGCTGATCGGTGACTCTGCGGCATTGAACGCCAAGTTGGAGGCTGAANAAGCCCCGCATCCAAAAGCAACTCCAGCAAGTTCAGGCAGAAAAGACGCCGTCGGTGCGCAGATTGCTGAGATCCAGCGCAAGGAGCGCGAAGCTGCTGCTGCTGCTGCGAAGGCTGAGGCCGAGCGTGTTGCCCGTGAGCAGGCTGCTGCAGCTGCTGCCCAAGCTGCCCAAGCGGCCGCCGAAGCCGAACGCGTTGCCCGTGAAGAGGCCGCCGCCAACAACGTCAGCAACTATGTGCCACCTNGTGTATGTCCCCTGTCTTCACCCCTGCACCGTATGTCCCCGGCGCCGGGGAACGTCTCCGCCTTTGGTTTGCAGCATCCTNTTGCTGCTAACATTCCCATCACGTCAGGATTTGGCTGGCGCCAGACCCCGCCGNGAACCATTGACTTCAATGGCACAGGCTCTTATCTGCACTCAGGGATCGACTTTGGCGCCCAGTGCGGGACCNCCGTCTATGCTCCCGCTGATGGAACGGTTCAGATTGCTGGCCAGACGAACGTTGTCTATGGTGGTGGTAACGTGCTGTACATCAGCCACGGAGTGGTCCAAGGCAATGCGTTGATGACGGTTTTCTACCATAATTCCTCGGTGGTGGTCTCTGCCGGACAATCCGTGAGTCAGGGCCAGCTGGTGGCGTACTCGGGAAACACCGGAAACTCCACAGGCTGCCACGCCCACTTTGAAACCTGGGTCAATGGTTCACCGGTGGACCCGATGGGTCTGCTCTAA
- the ftsE gene encoding cell division ATP-binding protein FtsE: MIRFENVSIAYDRKSXPALDDVSFDVQRGEFVFLVGSSGSGKSTLLRLVLREYRTPHGQIYVAGQNVANVPSWRVPKFRRGIGVVFQDFRLIQTKTVFANVAYAMAVLGKSRAAIRAEVPRVLELVGLEDKGHRKPTELSGGEQQRVAIARAIVNQPGILLADEPTGNLDPITSAGIMDILDKINQNGTTVVMATHDDDIVNSMRKRVIELRDGEVVRDEPMALYTSMIPVVLATGGXSAAMDSVKNDAEPQTRRQRAVSAAAASDAAAQEAMPPRLERRRGPSLGDEPSTSSENXENEDQK, from the coding sequence ATGATTCGTTTTGAAAATGTGAGCATTGCTTACGATCGCAAGTCANAGCCTGCGCTCGACGACGTGTCCTTCGATGTCCAGCGCGGCGAGTTTGTGTTTCTTGTGGGCTCTTCAGGGTCCGGAAAGTCAACACTGCTGCGCTTGGTGCTGCGCGAGTACCGGACCCCGCACGGTCAGATCTATGTTGCAGGCCAGAATGTGGCCAATGTGCCCAGCTGGCGGGTGCCCAAATTCCGTCGCGGAATTGGCGTAGTCTTTCAAGACTTCCGCCTCATCCAAACCAAGACAGTATTCGCCAATGTTGCTTATGCCATGGCGGTACTGGGCAAGTCCCGCGCTGCCATCCGCGCTGAAGTGCCGCGCGTACTGGAGCTAGTTGGCCTGGAGGATAAAGGCCACCGCAAGCCCACGGAACTTTCTGGCGGGGAGCAGCAACGTGTGGCTATTGCCCGCGCCATTGTGAACCAGCCAGGTATCCTGCTGGCCGATGAGCCCACCGGAAACCTAGACCCGATCACCAGTGCTGGCATCATGGATATCCTTGATAAGATCAACCAAAACGGGACCACAGTTGTTATGGCCACCCATGATGATGACATTGTGAACTCCATGCGTAAACGTGTCATTGAACTGCGCGACGGTGAAGTGGTCCGTGATGAACCGATGGCCCTGTACACCTCTATGATCCCTGTTGTGCTGGCCACCGGTGGGNGATCTGCCGCCATGGACTCAGTGAAGAACGACGCCGAACCACAGACCCGCCGACAGCGTGCAGTTAGTGCCGCAGCAGCAAGTGACGCCGCAGCCCAAGAAGCCATGCCGCCCCGGCTTGAACGTAGGCGCGGACCATCGCTAGGCGACGAGCCGAGCACAAGCTCTGAGAATTTNGAAAATGAGGACCAAAAGTGA
- a CDS encoding glycoside hydrolase family 3 N-terminal domain-containing protein, giving the protein MTXADANSLYALDTLQVGNVFMKGRSEAGAAGIAAEVKAVTSQVSMARTAGVRPFVATDQEGGFVQIMRGXGFSEIPQAIVQXELDPATLLADATAWXQQLASVGVNVNLAXVLDTVPSAAFAPANAPIGAFGREFGFTPATVSRHGLAFAQGMSASGVDPTVKHFPGLGRVTLNTDVSAGVVDEITVRKDXYIGPFRDAVKAGVPWLMMSNAQYPLIDPQAMAPFSSVLVQEMVRXDLGFTGIIVSDDICDAVQVAVIPVAQRGVLFLKAGGTMALCTNQVLLPQMYQGMLDAAQADPRFAAQIEAAALVVLQMKVERGLVG; this is encoded by the coding sequence GTGACGNGGGCCGACGCGAACTCTCTGTACGCCCTTGACACGTTGCAAGTGGGCAATGTGTTCATGAAGGGACGCAGCGAGGCGGGCGCGGCGGGGATTGCGGCCGAGGTGAAGGCTGTGACCTCACAGGTGTCCATGGCCCGTACTGCCGGCGTACGTCCCTTTGTGGCAACGGACCAAGAAGGCGGGTTCGTGCAGATCATGCGCGGCNCCGGGTTTTCCGAGATACCCCAAGCCATTGTGCAGNGGGAGCTCGATCCTGCAACGTTGCTAGCTGATGCCACCGCGTGGNGTCAACAGTTGGCCTCGGTGGGCGTGAATGTGAACCTTGCCNCTGTGCTTGACACTGTCCCCAGCGCAGCCTTTGCGCCGGCGAACGCTCCTATTGGTGCTTTCGGCCGCGAGTTTGGTTTTACACCGGCGACGGTTTCGCGCCACGGGTTGGCGTTTGCCCAGGGTATGAGCGCATCTGGCGTTGACCCTACGGTGAAGCATTTTCCGGGGCTGGGCCGGGTCACGTTGAACACGGATGTCTCAGCGGGGGTAGTTGATGAGATCACTGTGCGCAAAGACNCCTATATTGGGCCATTTCGTGACGCCGTGAAGGCGGGTGTGCCGTGGCTAATGATGTCCAATGCGCAGTACCCGCTGATCGATCCTCAGGCAATGGCGCCGTTTTCTTCGGTGTTGGTGCAGGAGATGGTGCGGNGGGATCTGGGATTCACCGGCATCATTGTCAGCGATGATATTTGCGACGCCGTCCAGGTCGCGGTCATTCCGGTGGCCCAACGTGGGGTTTTATTTCTCAAAGCTGGTGGGACCATGGCGCTGTGCACCAACCAAGTTCTATTACCGCAGATGTATCAAGGGATGCTCGATGCTGCCCAGGCAGATCCACGCTTTGCCGCACAGATAGAGGCAGCGGCCCTGGTGGTTCTGCAGATGAAAGTGGAACGGGGATTGGTGGGCTGA
- a CDS encoding pilus assembly protein TadG-related protein has product MVLLIGYVLIALLLVTVIAAAGSMYLGHKXLLSIADSAALAAADSFELSGGSSSSDPGTLLTNHGVFAAAQTYLASVEIPAGLGSVVLDSATGAGDGRSAHVSVRAVVHPLFINFLVPEGIAITVTSTARANLVL; this is encoded by the coding sequence ATGGTCCTGCTCATAGGCTACGTGCTGATTGCGCTGCTGCTTGTCACAGTGATTGCAGCCGCTGGCAGCATGTACCTTGGCCATAAANAACTGCTCTCCATCGCCGACAGTGCCGCGCTCGCAGCCGCCGACTCTTTCGAACTCAGTGGTGGCAGCTCCAGTAGCGATCCAGGCACCTTGCTGACCAACCACGGAGTCTTCGCTGCAGCCCAAACCTACCTAGCTAGCGTGGAAATTCCAGCGGGGCTCGGCAGCGTCGTCCTTGATTCCGCCACCGGGGCAGGGGACGGGCGGAGCGCGCACGTGAGTGTGCGTGCCGTGGTACATCCACTGTTCATCAACTTTCTGGTGCCCGAGGGTATAGCCATCACCGTGACCAGTACGGCCCGTGCCAACCTAGTGCTGTAA
- a CDS encoding type II secretion system F family protein: MRRLTFAQRVEPQLRSVASRSKLLDDDAPPALFGPLERIFKLVLSDAVHSLGRFNISVHGLSTRLEQAGRGESALEFRAVQLLCAAAGLMAGVLVSLFFLWNNSINFMGAVALSLGPMLAGYLMYDYFLGVQIRRRQALMLIEFPALAELMALAVXAXESAASALERVARSSKGVLSAEFSKVLAQTRTGMPLVQALNEFSARAHVPALSRFVDGITVAVNRGTPXAEVLRAQAQDVRDVAKRELMEAAGRKEIAMMIPLIFGVLPLTVVFAVXPGLVLLQLDF, encoded by the coding sequence ATGCGCAGACTGACCTTTGCCCAGCGCGTAGAACCCCAGCTTCGCTCTGTTGCCAGCCGTTCGAAGCTACTAGATGATGATGCGCCGCCGGCGCTCTTTGGTCCGTTGGAACGGATCTTCAAACTGGTCCTTTCCGATGCCGTCCACAGCCTGGGACGGTTTAACATCAGTGTCCACGGGCTCAGTACTCGGCTGGAACAGGCCGGTCGGGGTGAGAGTGCTCTTGAATTTAGGGCTGTGCAGCTCTTGTGTGCCGCTGCCGGGCTTATGGCAGGAGTGCTTGTATCGCTGTTCTTCCTGTGGAATAACAGCATCAATTTTATGGGTGCGGTGGCGCTGAGTTTGGGCCCCATGCTGGCTGGGTACTTGATGTACGACTACTTCTTGGGCGTGCAGATACGGCGTCGGCAGGCGCTGATGCTCATTGAGTTCCCGGCGCTCGCGGAGCTCATGGCTTTGGCAGTGNGGGCGNGGGAAAGCGCAGCAAGTGCGCTGGAGCGGGTGGCACGATCCTCCAAAGGGGTACTCTCAGCTGAATTCTCCAAGGTCCTTGCGCAGACACGTACCGGTATGCCCTTGGTTCAGGCATTAAACGAATTTTCGGCCAGAGCGCACGTCCCTGCGCTGTCACGCTTTGTTGATGGCATCACTGTGGCGGTCAATCGCGGTACGCCCNTTGCCGAGGTGCTCCGTGCTCAGGCTCAAGATGTGCGGGATGTGGCAAAACGAGAACTCATGGAGGCGGCTGGCCGTAAGGAAATTGCCATGATGATTCCGCTCATATTTGGTGTGCTGCCCCTCACCGTGGTCTTCGCGGTTNTTCCTGGCCTGGTCCTTTTGCAGTTGGACTTTTAG
- the prfB gene encoding peptide chain release factor 2 — protein MAEIDFPAELRALRATYTSIEQVSEVEKLMEDIEDLSDQAGSPNLWDDPAAAQKVTSKLSHAQSKLEKLRSLQARIDDLEVLVELAQEENDADSLAEAAKDLPGLQKSLEDLEIVTLLAGEYDEREAVITIRSGAGGVDAADFAQMLLRMYLRWAERHGYXTSVLDTSYAEEAGLKSATFEVKAPYAFGTLSVEAGTHRLVRISPFDNQGRRQTSFAAVEVIPLIESTDSIEIPDNDIRVDVFRSSGPGGQSVNTTDSAVRLTHLPTGTVVSMQNEKSQIQNRAAAMRVLQSRLLLLKKAEEDATKKAMAGDVKASWXDQMRSYVLNPYQMVKDLRTEHEVGNAASVLDGEIDDFIDAGIRWRAEQRNAAKD, from the coding sequence ATGGCAGAGATCGACTTTCCCGCAGAACTCCGGGCGCTACGCGCAACTTACACCTCGATTGAGCAAGTCTCCGAGGTGGAAAAGCTTATGGAGGACATCGAGGATTTATCCGACCAAGCAGGTTCACCCAATCTGTGGGACGATCCGGCCGCTGCGCAGAAGGTGACTTCTAAACTCAGCCACGCACAGTCAAAGCTGGAAAAACTGCGCAGCCTTCAAGCACGGATCGACGATCTGGAAGTGCTGGTGGAGCTGGCCCAAGAAGAGAACGACGCCGATTCCCTCGCCGAAGCTGCCAAGGACCTGCCGGGACTACAAAAGTCGCTCGAGGACTTGGAGATCGTGACGCTGCTGGCCGGTGAGTACGACGAACGCGAAGCTGTCATCACCATCCGCTCCGGCGCCGGTGGCGTGGATGCCGCCGACTTTGCTCAAATGCTGCTGCGCATGTATCTGCGCTGGGCTGAGCGCCATGGCTACNCCACATCCGTACTTGATACCTCCTACGCAGAAGAAGCCGGGCTGAAGTCCGCCACGTTTGAGGTGAAGGCACCGTACGCGTTTGGCACGCTGAGTGTTGAAGCTGGCACGCATCGGCTGGTGCGCATCAGTCCCTTCGATAACCAGGGCCGCCGCCAGACGTCCTTTGCTGCCGTGGAAGTCATCCCGCTCATTGAGTCCACTGACAGCATTGAGATTCCAGATAACGACATCCGCGTTGACGTGTTCCGTTCTTCAGGCCCTGGTGGGCAGTCCGTGAACACCACCGACTCCGCAGTGCGCCTGACGCACCTTCCCACCGGTACAGTCGTGTCGATGCAGAACGAGAAGTCGCAGATCCAAAACCGTGCTGCCGCAATGCGGGTGCTGCAGTCTCGCCTACTGCTGCTGAAGAAGGCAGAAGAAGACGCCACAAAGAAAGCCATGGCCGGGGATGTGAAAGCGTCTTGGNGGGACCAAATGCGCTCTTACGTGCTGAACCCATACCAAATGGTCAAGGACCTGCGCACCGAACACGAAGTGGGTAATGCGGCCTCGGTACTGGACGGCGAGATTGATGACTTCATCGACGCTGGCATCCGCTGGCGTGCAGAGCAAAGGAACGCGGCGAAAGACTAG
- a CDS encoding CpaF family protein, with protein MDALALVEDEVRELIRRKGLDPLRQGTQVRELVDAAVNDYGERSLLGGVPALSHSEDAKRYVFNSVAGFGALQPXLDDPDIEEIWLNAXDQVFVARHGESELTGXVLTAEQVRDLVERMLKSSGRRLDLSSXFVDAAXEDGSRLHVVIPNITQTHWAVNIRKFTARASRLDHLVELGSLTPQAARFLGAAVSSGLNILVSGATQAGKTTMFNCLAAGIGSRERVVTVEEIFELKLPLRDVVGLQCRQPNLEGVGEIPLRRLVKEALRMRPERLIVXEVREAESLDMLIALNSGLPGMASVHANSARDAVVKICTLPLLAGENITAAFVVPTVAACIDLVVHCVRAPNGKRSVGEILALGSRVENGIIESSLVFSTINGQLTASATAMPAPEKFAAAGYNVATLMGDS; from the coding sequence TTGGATGCACTGGCACTAGTCGAGGATGAAGTTCGTGAACTCATCCGTCGCAAAGGCCTTGACCCGCTCCGGCAGGGAACACAGGTACGTGAGTTAGTTGATGCCGCCGTCAATGACTACGGTGAGCGGTCACTGTTAGGTGGTGTCCCTGCCCTCTCCCACAGCGAAGATGCCAAGCGATACGTGTTCAACTCCGTGGCAGGTTTTGGGGCGTTGCAACCTNTTTTAGATGATCCGGACATTGAAGAAATCTGGCTCAATGCCNCCGATCAGGTCTTTGTTGCCCGGCACGGTGAATCGGAACTGACAGGGNTGGTACTTACCGCCGAGCAGGTACGCGACCTCGTGGAGCGTATGCTGAAAAGTTCTGGTCGGCGGCTGGATTTGAGCAGCNCCTTTGTGGATGCAGCCNTTGAAGACGGCAGCCGACTCCATGTGGTCATCCCGAATATCACCCAAACTCATTGGGCGGTGAACATCCGAAAATTCACTGCCCGGGCCAGTCGGCTTGACCATTTAGTGGAGTTGGGCTCGCTCACGCCTCAGGCAGCGCGCTTCTTGGGTGCTGCTGTGAGCAGCGGGCTGAACATCCTGGTTTCAGGAGCCACCCAAGCAGGGAAAACCACCATGTTTAACTGCCTGGCAGCAGGCATCGGATCACGCGAGCGTGTTGTCACAGTGGAGGAAATCTTTGAATTGAAGCTGCCACTACGCGACGTCGTGGGGCTCCAATGCCGCCAACCCAACCTTGAAGGAGTGGGCGAAATCCCGCTGCGGCGATTGGTCAAAGAAGCTCTGCGGATGCGGCCCGAGAGACTCATTGTGNGGGAGGTGCGAGAAGCCGAAAGCCTGGACATGTTAATAGCTTTAAATAGTGGCCTTCCCGGCATGGCAAGTGTGCATGCCAATTCGGCACGTGACGCCGTCGTCAAAATTTGTACACTTCCACTCCTCGCGGGAGAAAATATTACCGCTGCCTTTGTGGTTCCCACAGTGGCTGCTTGTATCGATTTGGTGGTGCACTGTGTCAGGGCGCCGAACGGCAAACGAAGTGTCGGAGAAATCTTGGCCCTGGGAAGCCGAGTTGAAAACGGCATCATCGAATCCAGCCTCGTTTTCAGCACCATCAACGGCCAGCTGACAGCATCCGCCACCGCTATGCCAGCACCTGAAAAGTTCGCTGCCGCTGGTTACAACGTGGCAACACTCATGGGCGATTCCTGA